The following proteins are encoded in a genomic region of Scylla paramamosain isolate STU-SP2022 chromosome 40, ASM3559412v1, whole genome shotgun sequence:
- the LOC135092659 gene encoding uncharacterized protein LOC135092659, which produces MHLITEYKVTPSEEKDKDGTSSCENSEAKCTDTKGKLLGQVATLTSEVSRLESECSSLQVQLDCERDKYNKLLGESLAHEKLSEDVITEPKGDYITIYQLQRGVMKQQARERELDLASLHHE; this is translated from the exons atgcaccttatcacagagtataaagtcactccctcagaggaaaaagacaaggatggcacgtcttcatgtgagaactcagaagctaaat gtacagataccaaggggaaattgctgggtcaagtggctacactgacatctgaggttagcaggttggagagtgagtgcagcagtcttcaggttcagctagactgtgagagggataagtataacaaactgctgggagaatctcttgctcatgaaaagttgtctgaagatgtcataactgaaccaaaag gtgactacatcaccatctaccagttgcagcgaggagtgatgaagcaacaagctcgagaacgcgagttagaccttgccagcctccatcatgaatga
- the LOC135092658 gene encoding glutamate receptor 4-like — translation MLAYTTPTDTALYRRIPANTTGLASILFFIERLQRCYIPTGEKPVSMGVAAGWYMLSALLQQGSNTYPISTAARVIYWVGYSVSLIVYTSYSATLVSHLAVEQPAPLPFSNLRDLSRQSGWDAGCNNNDLFQVTASVGPWLLAV, via the exons ATGCTTGCCTACACAACCCCAACGGACACAGCTCTGTACCGGCGCATCCCGGCTAACACGACAGGCCTCGccagcatcctcttcttcatcgagcGACTCCAGAGGTGCTACATACCCACGGGGGAGAAGCCTGTTAGCATGGGAGTTGCTGCTGGCTGGTACATGTTGTCAGCTCTCCTACAACAAG gctcCAACACCTACCCAATCAGCACTGCAGCACGGGTAATCTACTGGGTTGGCTACAGTGTGTCCCTCATTGTGTACACATcatactctgccacactggtctcacatcttgctgtggagcagcctgcacctctgccattcagcaacctgcgggacctgtctaggcagtcaggctgggatgctggatgcaacaacaatgacctcttccaagtgacagcctcggtgggtccttggcttcttgctgtgtga